The region ccccccccccacacacacacacacacacatcactatgGATGTATAGTATACATATAGTATAGTGTGTATAGTATCAGGCATGTTTCCAATGAAATCGATGTCTCGCCCCGAAATTAATTGCATCATCAATTTGGGGCCCACTATAGCGTCCCTCACATATAAGGAATTACAGCAATAAAACTATTTCCCGGCAGAGAACTGAACTTCTGTGAGCAgaggataaaaaaggtcaatagttcatatattttagctgagacaaaatattgagctgagacaaaactatgaatctacttttttaagtttttgaacacaacataaaactgtgggatatctaaaagtatgtagccccgccttcccagtgatgtttagcataggctgtttagttatgcagaaatctgctcccagagcattctggtagACCTGGCGCTCTCTTCGGAagacacagtaaacaaacattccacagtgatgctcctgccagcagtaaagacgttgccacctgttataaatttcagaatgtaaatcgagaaaagttttaaaatgggcaaacactgcctaaatcatttctAAATCAATATTGTAGGAACATAAGCAAATGTATTCATAACGTTATATTTTGGGGAGTTATTCTTTCACTATAATTTTGTGtactgcttaaaaaacacaagtaTTTAATCAGTAGTTGTCTAGGCCGTTTTTATTAAAGTCGTTAACTAAGGAGGCCAAAGAGTCAAAGTTTTAGGGGAACAAtctaaggccccttttccactagaggcgattgcgattgctgaatcgcaaaatcacaaatcgctagcaattttaaaatcactaggactttctaaataacataggaatcgcgctaggttatttccactaccgcgattcgatttTGAAAAAAGCGCAATCGAGCCagagcgatttttgccgcgattttgctatgctatgcagttcatagcaaaatcgcaattgccGGTAAAAATTtggactttgctgaatcgcaatcgctagcgtttagcacaaacactagcgattgctagtggaaaagggccctaagggaatGTCTGTAAAGCCAATGAGAACCTGCAGTAATTTAATCCAAAAACAAACGAGAGGGCATTCCCACATAGCTGGATTAAACAGCGGTTCATTTGTATATTTCCCTGACGATCATCTTGAAAAGATAACAAGCTACACATTTCACAAGAAGTCAGAACTGATGTtgggtgtttatttatttatttattttttcatctctgatgTGTTTTGACTTTATATGGTAAAGATCAGAGCGCGATGGTTTCTTGTGATCCTTTCTTCAGATTAGAAGTTGTCATCACTTTAAATCCTGCCAAGTTTCCTCATTCTCAAagggctctaggtctctctctctctcaacgcCGCCGCATGTCAATGTGCATGCACCTGCCCGCCGCTCGCACACCCGCCCGCCCCACACATGCCCGGCCGGctacctggccctgtcctcctgtcccaacggctgtccgtgctgcacatgcgcagcgcaAACCCACCGTCACAGGGACAGGAGTCTACGcaaggacagttaggttttattgaatAGGATACCCAAGATTGACTTGCACTGCACAAATGGAGGGCGAAGAAATGTATGGGCAGCAGTCTTcatgccatgcccccccccccccccccccccgttcacctctgcgacccccacacacacacacacaccgttccCTCATAAGAGCCCTCTTAAAGagaagctgtaacaaaaaaaatgtcccctggggggtactcacctcggtagggggaagcctcagggtcctaatgaggcttccccctcccctgtagctgcaggcagtccagcgctggctctcccaaagtgtcccggaatcctccctcgacaagccgacaagccttgatatatttaccttcccggctccagcaggggcgctgttgcagctctcagcacggagataggcaaaataGCCGATTCCTGCTGGGTCCGCTgtactatgcaggcgcaggagacttttgcctgcgcagtagaacgggccagcagcgatcggctatttctgcctatctccaagCGAAGATACTGTGCCCGGgaggcactggcgtaacaataggggatgcgaaccCTGCCGTcgggggcccccctagggcccgctcaggaacttttggggggcaggaggggtcgcagcataagaggagagtgtcacctcgggctctcctctcaacgctcccctcctgcaatcattggtggcggcagcagcagcaacggcggcaggctgaacacattacctccttctcgctggaggtcttccgttctctaagagcttcatgcaacttcatGTGTAaataggaagttgctcttagagaacggaagacctccagcgagaaggaggtaacgtGTTCAGCTTCagcctgctgccgccgccgctgctgctgctgccaccaatgattgcaggaggggagcgctgagaggagagcccgaggtgagggacgggggggatttcccccctccccaccgatctgccacactctcctcttatgctgcgacccctcctgccccacaaaagtccctgagcgggccctgggggggggctggatttttttttttttttgcagagggcccggggatttctaggtacgcccctgccggtaggtaaatatttccaTCCCCGCCGTTCCGGGAGCCTCAATACGATCCGGaggtttcccccacccgaggtgagtacccttccctcccccccccccccccccggggaactttttctcattacaggttttctttaaagagaatatgtactaaaaaaaacaaaaaaaacttgggaggggtaagcctctgaatcctaatgagagttcccccttcctcctctgcaGCATGGATCCAGCGATGGGTCCCCTGGATGGTAGCCAATGGCAATATTTACTTTTCcaatccagcgcaggtgcagagcCATCTTCCTCCTCGGGCTCCatcggaaatagccaagcccgattagGTCCAcactactgcacaagcacaggcaactcgctcctgtgcagtagagtggatccaattgggctcagctatttccgccgaagcccgagggggaagatggtactgcacctgtagggcagtttctaggctaaattgcacccaggacgagggtATAAAAATTGCAcacacgccccccccccatggactcgcgaacccttaccctttagtgacagtcacacagccacaggtcacaagtagatctgcctacttactagtgaccagccgctcatccaggaggaagcagggaccaggaaaacacacagatgAATAGAGCACCGGCAAGCCGACTCCTTCATGGGcccgcagtaccgctacaggacatcaggtgtcatcacgcggtggtgacgtgatgatgacttgacgtctgacgcaggcagcccaggaggagtcgatAAAGGTGACCGcgttggtaatcttctttcttcttccatttggctgcaccacacGTCACCAGCtcgctagcggttatgtccttgtgCCTGCGACCCCTTTTTCCACTTGCCGaactgcgcccagggcggtcaccctgcccgcactgcccaagaaaaggccctgtgcacctgcgctggatccctAAGATAAATATTGCTGTGTGGGagaagccagcgctggatcggggCTACGCAGGAGGAcatggaagcctcattaggatccagaggcttccctctctcaaggtaagtaccccccaggggcacttttctaTTACAGTTTTATTACACGTCAGCGCAAACACTACTGCCCAAGCAGTGGTCTGGTGGGGCGTGTCCTCTGCGCATGGGTACTACCAGCCATTACGTAGTACGCATGCGCAGAGCTCTACTGGCCACGGGAGCACGATCAATGACACCCGACATGCAGGAAGACACGAGTGGCATGACTTATGGGGGCTTTTACAATGGAATGGAGGTGAACTGGGGGAGCAGTGAGCATAAAACTGCCTCTtatatgcctgctccctccaTCTGTACAATGCAAGTTTCCTTGGGTatctccctttaaccacttaaggatgaGGGGTGTTTCTggcgatctgtgctgcgtgggctattcagcccacagcacagatcgtgtggcagccagggcgaccagacttcccccctttttttcccactagggggatgtcctgccgggggggggggggggtctgatcgctgccggctagTTGtgattagcggggggggggcttctcaaagcccctcCTCCGCAGCATTTTCTGCGCTCCCTCTCCTTACCTCccgcctccctcccctccttgatcagagaggcgcaggacggatatccgtcctgcgccggataggataggcttcagccctaTCAGAGGCCggtgatcgccgatctgccttacggcgctgctgcgcagcagcgccgtatgatgtaaacagcggggatttcctccccgcgtgtttacattaggcgtgcgagccgcgatcggcagctcgcacactgttcacggagacaccctccgtgaactgacatggaaacggccgctcggttgagcggccgtttccatgtaataaccacttaaacccgccgccgcctatcggcgttaggcggtccttaagtagttaagcgaacctaagaagagggaaggtttTGGATTCGTTGCAGatttcctggtcccctctgcattACTTTGTTCCACCGCCAGGCCCTGTTGCAGTGATCCGGCAGTGTCGAAGAAGTCttcaagcgggattgtcaccataaaaatcaaatttcatcagcaactggtctgagtgtattaagtgataaagatgctattcctgcatttaaaactttttctgctgttatgatttggagttatcacatacttaagaagCACTGGCccattagtagtcagtgccaaacagttgcatgctgggggttctttttatctataatatattcctcctcttccctttatttccccctccttctactgacataagacagtgcacttcctagtatagacctcaatgggagtgtctgaagactttgGGAGGAGGGCGTTAacaaattagcaagaggagaaaaaaaagagtgagggaggaaatgatgtcagaaggtcaaaggtaaccaatatggaaactgtctagaataggattctttgcttttcctttataaaatttacaggaatcataatgtggacagtgcaatacatctgttatgtaaatagaactagtatttatctacttatactgtatatgtgttttttttatttctaggttagcatgggtgtcacttgttctttcaaGCCTCTCCTGAAGGCTTCGGGTTTTCGAGTATTCTGAAGACAAGCAGCTTGGTACTGCGCACACGTGAGGGGGAAATCGATCATGTGCAGTACGGATCAGCCGTAGTCTTGGAGTCCTTCTGAAGCCTTTCAAAAAGACCTGAAGATGGAGTGGGCAGTGAAATAGAACGGGGGAAAGAGGAGACCGAGAGGGGGATTGCAGGATGCAGAGCATTCTGCCTTATGTGGGTACAGGTAGTCCCccacttacgaacgacccactgATACGAATGCCCACCGATCCGCCGAGATGATGTCACAAAGCTGGGGACTATCTCTTGGCACAAGGGGGCACCCCTTTCCTAAAACAGAGTGTGCGCAGCAGAAGCCGCAACAAGTCTCACCTCTTCCATGGCGGTCCAGGCCAATCAGCGATGTCCTCTCCAGCGGATTCACTAGTGCCGCGCGGCTcctctgattgcgtcattacgcaaTGCTAGTGAAGCGCTGGGAGGAATGGTGAAGGGAGAGAGGACATCGCTGATTGGCCCAGGCCGCCATGGAAGAGGTGAGACTTGTTGCGGCTCCAGCTGCGCATACTCTGCTTTAGGAATGGGGGCACAAGGAGAGCAAAGGAAGCAAAATGGGAacaaaggaggcacaagggaagcAAAGGAGGAACAAGGAGagcaaaggaggcacaaagggagcaaAAGAGGCACAAGGGGATCAAAAGAGAAgcaaaggaggcacaaggggagcaAATGAGGCACAAAGAGAGCAAAGGAGGCAGAAGGGGAacaaaggaggcacaaggggagcaAAGGAGGAACAAGAAGAGCAAATGAGGCACAAACAAAGCAAAAGAGGCAGAAAGGGAGCAAAAGAGGAGCAAGGGGAgcaaaggaggcacaaggggagcaaaggaggcacagggggaacaaaggaggcacaagggaagcaaaggaggcacaagggaagcaaaggaggcacaggggtagCAAAGGAGGCAGAAGGGGAacaaaggaggcacaagggaagcAAAGGAGGAACAAGGAGAgcaaatgaggcacaaagggagcaaAAAAGGCACAAGGGGATCAAAAGAGAAACGGAacaaaggaggcacaaggggagcaAAGAAGGCAGAAGGGGAACAAAGAGagcaaaggaggcacaaagggagcaaAGGAGGAACAAGGAGagcaaaggaggcacaaaggaagcAGAGGAGGAACAAGGAGagcaaaggaggcacaaagggagcaaAAGAGGAacaaaggaggcacaaggagagcaaaggaggcacaaagggagcaaAAGAGGAacaaaggaggcacaaggagagcaaaggaggcacaaagggagcaaAAGAGGCACAAGGGGGGCAATATAGGAACAAAGGAAGCACAAGGGGagcaaaggaggcacaaagggagcaaAGGAGGCATAATTGAGATATAAGGTGGGACAATGGAGGCACAATgaagacacaaggaggcacaatcgAGGCACAAGGAAGCACAATGCAGaccaaggagacacaaaggggggggggggggggcagaggtgacactggaagcacaggggacagagattgcacagtgttccgacttaagaacggattcacgtTAAGAACGTACCTTCAGTCcttatctcgttcattaaccggggactacctgtatgtaaCTTTTTTATTTAGGTGGCTACATGTTCCCTTTCGAGAggtactgtaatgaaaataacataaagaataaaattgctttttttttttttttacaatattcattgatagattatttagtcagtgtttgcccattgtaaaatctttcctctccctgatttacattctgaaatttatcacagatggtgacatctttagctctgccaggtgatctctgcagaatgtttgttactgagagttctatgcacagagggagatattgtttgcttggcagttgtaaaacaaagcagttatttcccacaatgcaacgaggttcaaagACAGCATACTGtgaagaccatggtcctgacatcacactgtgggaggggtttcaccacaatatcagccacacagaacacCTACTCCCCCCGATGGTCTATTAAAGGAAAGgtaaaggctgggtgcacacatggcagaaacacgCGGAGCGGGAAacactgcgttttatgcagcaatgttagtctatgggatgcaGAAGGACCAGCATTGCACTTGGgatttacagtaagcgttctgcagacgcttttagtgttgcataatatgcaggctggctgccaaaacgcacttaatgaaagtctatggtaacgcatatgcgttttttagtgcgtttttaattaaaaagtaagggctctttcacaccagagccctttttacgCGTTTTAACGCaaggtctatactttgcgttaaccaaggtaaaaggaaagtccatagactttccttttacctttcacacctgacgctgcgtttcgatacgttgcgaTACGACGCATCCCGGTGCATTTTATCATCGGGAATCGCCGTTTTCCCTTCCGGTTAATgaactactaccgccgctactcagcgtcgcaccggagtttcccgacgacacgccgcaacgcctgcaggagccgttctcctgcacgtttcTGATGTGTAACAGGCCTAAAGATCtgtgatgtgtttccgcttcctgttgtcttcctaatgattttcatgaaaaacgcaaaacgtGAGCACACCAAAAATGCAGTTAAAACGCATTTCCCTAATGCAAACGCACCTGCGGAAAACACCGGATTTTCACGCTATGCCATATGTGAAGCCAGCCAAAGAGTTCTGGTGggagagggggtatcagctactgattgtgatgaagttcaatccttggataAATTTCCCCTCTAAATTGTGGAACAGCAGTGATAAAGCAACACAATACAGACCTCTGCGGTAAAACGTTGACCTGAAATCCCCTCGCTGTCAGTCACCATATTCTGACACCTGTTGTCAAAAAGGAATAACTGGATGGAGTGGAGAGATTGAAAAGCCTTACCCCATGTGGATTTTTCACCCATTGAAGAATGACAAATAATTGAATCCTTATTAAATTGTTTCATTTCAAACAAAGCGAGAAATACTTTTATCAAGCAGAACTCTGGGCAACATTGATTTTTATAAATGTAGAGGTCTGTCAGAACTATGACaaagtaaataaaaaagaaaacagcAAACAAACACTGATTAATCTAACCCTTTTTATTTCTGTACTTTCTGCATGAGAACCTCATATCTCAGCTGAGCAGCGGTAGCACAAAGTGTTGGGTTTTTGCCCCGTGAATTGACTGACCTCTGCTGTGTGTAGGTGACCTCctacagagttttttttttctatttgggaAGCAACAGCAAAACCCACTTGACTAAAATTCGAAATCAGCTACTAAGGTTCTtcttaaaggggagctgaagagagaggtatatggaggctgccatgtttatttccttttaagcaataccagttgcctggcagccctgctgatcctctgcctctaatactattagccatagcccctgaacaagcatgcagcagatcaggtgtttcagactttaaagtcagatctgacaagactagctgcatgcttgtttctggtgttattcagatactactgcagagaaatagaccagcagggctgccaggcaactggtattgattaaaaggaaataaatatggcagcctctgtatacctcttacttcagttcccctttaagctaagTACAAATTTCaaaggttaaagtcaatgggagttaaaaaaaataaaaaatcagccagatacttacctaaggagaaaggggaaagaggcacccagagaagataaaatacgttacaaaactaataaaataaaaaagtgtggCTATtgggcactattaggcactgctatttggtctgagaaagtgggtatgcacccacgaaacacaTTGCCAGTGCAatcaaattctattaatacgtgaagttgtcttcattgaggtaagccacctcacttttttcattttatttgtttttaacgtattttatcttctcagggtgcctctttcccctttcTCCTTTATCCGGTGCCTTCACCCTCCTGTTGGAggggggatcaaccctctttgaccaatttaggtcatttgaggcttgctttttatcaagagtgcgaccatcaccggctccgtctggtcacccgagtggagtcggggttatacatctccacctgcttttagtggtcggttgcccttctgcaacccacctttgtgagtataatccatcCGCATATTAtacatacttctggtactgtgacatactgcaccatttgggctcccgttgtctctgtgttttctttctgcagggtgcagtttttattatccctactttttgtccactTACAAAAGAAGAGGTGAGGCTCCGGGTCCTCTAAAGCCTTTCCGCACCTCTCCCGGTACCCTTGTTTGAATCCTCCACCTCGGGAGCTTGTGTTCTCCCGAAGACAAATGGcttcatactgtgcctgcacaagtaCGGAGCTGCctctcttcaggagcactcgggccctcgaagacttccaaagcctccttcgGCGGCAGATAGAGCAGTATTAGACCAAATTGGTTAAATACTGCTATCGGGAGCCAGCGCTAGAACATAGGGACcatgagaggagagggaaggctctataggactcagagccttccctctccttaggtaagtatctggcggaTTTTTTTTGTAAAGCTCCCATTCAAAGAGGAACTTTCAGTAGTGTAGTTCAGgaacattcagtagctgataccccccttttcaCAAGAAAAATCTTAAccttttttctcaaatagattatcctctaccattaatacttttagccataggccctgaacaagcatgcagcagatcacgtgtttctgacatttttgtcaaatctgacaagattagctgcattcttgttgctGGGGTGATTcgaacactactgtagccaaatagaccagcatggctgccaggcaactggtattgtttaaaaggaaataaatatggcagcctccatatactgctcacttcagttgtccttaaagaaaacctgtactgaaaataaagtcaaaataagcatacacaagtcatacttacctgctgtgtagtctactcatcaatctctttctcctctcctgcgtcctgtttgtccactgtgatcaatggaattctccgtcctctattttgaaaatggccattaccccataacagcttcctggtcagcacactattaaactgtaatatcgcccacttgagccaaagggaaacatggacacatcagttctcctctcagctgtaactgacagcaactgatatataactgacagcaacttatatatttcagttctgacaaaatgttgtcagaactggaagggatcattgtcagaagaaaatggtgcgcttctgagaggaactgatggcaaggtaactatgtaatgttcatttgaagttacctcatgtgtttattttaaatacttttactcagtacaggttctctttaaagcatagcAATCTTTacccaatcatttttttttgtatattttgtaaGCCTTTTAACAAGCTGCATTACACATATATAcctgtgtttgttattttctctGGAGCTCTGCATGCAATCACTACCTGATGTCACTCTCACCTGCTATGGAAATGGAAGTGATAACTCCACTTGTCATTTAAGAATCCTCAGCATGGAGATGTATTATCGCTCTCTGTGTAGTGaacattttataatattttttttttcatttcagtaaACCAAGAGAAACAGTAGAGGTAGGAAAGAATGTGTGTAGTTTTACCAGGTCTTTTCTGCAGGCTTCTGAACCAGTGTCACAAGTAGACTCAGTTTTACCCATATTAAGTTTGAGGAAACAGGTTGATATGAATGcagacacagcaaacaaacagTCGGGACTCAAGGTAACTGCATAGAGAAATTACGAGCTGAGAAACAGTTTTGGGTATCATCAGGAGATACTGAATAATAGAGTGTAATCCTTGTCTCATGCCATCAGTTCGGATAAAGAAAAGAAAGGGTCCCAGAACAGAACCTTGTGGTATTCCAATACACCAAGAGACAGTGGGTGTGGGGAGGAGTTAGTTAGTATTGGAATAGGCAAAAGAACATCTAGACAGGTAAGAGGAAATCCACGAATGTACTAGGCCCTAGATTACTAGTGATAATACTGAATAAACACCATGAGTTTACGCGTCGCACGCGTCCgttgatacgcgtcgattcgattatttccgagcatttccgagtgcatttcgattatttttaggttGAATGccgtgtaaagtatggcaaatcgacctaatgatccatcgaaccgtgaatcggacatgtcggaaataatcgactcAACGATCGTATCGACGgatgcatcgaacgcggaaacgcatggtgtgtatccaacaTAACACCGCCTGGAGAAGTAAAAAATGATCAATAgcttcaaaggcagaggaaacttTGATGACTGTGAGTATGCAGGACCTGCtctgtgattttttatttttttactagcaATTTTAATAAAGACAGTTTCAGTAGGATATATGAGTGTAAACCaggctgaggctgggtgcacCCAAGGCTCTGTGTGAAAGGTTGAGTTTTAGGTCATgtgcgttttttgtgtgtgtgtttttattgcGTTTTAATTGCGCTTGCGTAAGCATTTTTGTTCCGCTTGTGCGTTTGCGtgcgtttttatgcgtttgcggtttgcatatacaaagcGCATGAGCGTTTTTGTACGCGTTTTNNNNNNNNNNNNNNNNNNNNNNNNNNNNNNNNNNNNNNNNNNNNNNNNNNNNNNNNNNNNNNNNNNNNNNNNNNNNNNNNNNNNNNNNNNNNNNNNNNNNNNNNNNNNNNNNNNNNNNNNNNNNNNNNNNNNNNNNNNNNNNNNNNNNNNNNNNNNNNNNNNNNNNNNNNNNNNNNNNNNNNNNNNNNNNNNNNNNNNNNGGTTGGCTGCCAACGTCTGTTCTCCTAGCGCACCACAACGTGTATTCTGTGCAATGGCCGCACgatggcaactatacctggctaacctatacagggggcacctatacctggctacctacctatactgtggcacggaaaaaaaaattggtgcTTTGCGATCACTCTAAAATGGGGAGGATCCATCCTCACAAGCATGgctcagggcgccggcctccAGGGGGGGCGCACGTGACGTGCATTCAACTGGCCCTGGCTACATTTTCTACCGACTGGCTGTGGCTGCAGGCTCCCGGTCCATCTGTGGCGGCTGCGAGTGGTAGCtctgccccctggtgccgctgggggtgatgggggcgaggACTCCAGGAATCTGCTGCTGGCTCTTGCTGAGTCTGTGTGAGCCGTGCGTGCCAGTAGCTCCGCCCCTCGCTCACAGGCCTCGCTCTATACACTATTTATCTGGctagctatatacactaaaaggggcatctgtttatatatactaaaggggggatctgcctacacacAATAAAGAGGGGGATCtgcatatatac is a window of Hyperolius riggenbachi isolate aHypRig1 chromosome 6, aHypRig1.pri, whole genome shotgun sequence DNA encoding:
- the LOC137522041 gene encoding octapeptide-repeat protein T2-like — translated: MGTKEAQGKQRRNKESKGGTKGAKEAQGDQKRSKGGTRGANEAQREQRRQKGNKGGTRGAKEEQEEQMRHKQSKRGRKGAKEEQGEQRRHKGSKGGTGGTKEAQGKQRRHKGSKGGTGVAKEAEGEQRRHKGSKGGTRRANEAQREQKRHKGIKRETEQRRHKGSKEGRRGTKRAKEAQREQRRNKESKGGTKEAEEEQGEQRRHKGSKRGTKEAQGEQRRHKGSKRGTKEAQGEQRRHKGSKRGTRGAI